A single Crateriforma conspicua DNA region contains:
- a CDS encoding transposase: protein MATLDGISSARKIDRRCQTDLIYRWFCGGISVNYRTICDFRIQQVQLLSNILTSSVASLIKQGFVRLDEIAQDGMRMRAEVRFVASRP from the coding sequence GTGGCCACCCTTGATGGGATCAGCTCGGCCCGCAAGATCGACCGACGTTGCCAAACCGACCTGATCTATCGATGGTTCTGCGGCGGAATCTCGGTCAACTACCGCACGATTTGCGACTTTCGGATCCAACAGGTTCAACTGCTCAGCAACATCCTGACCAGTTCAGTCGCCTCGCTGATCAAGCAAGGCTTTGTCCGTCTTGATGAGATCGCTCAAGACGGCATGCGGATGCGAGCAGAAGTTCGTTTCGTCGCAAGCCGACCCTAG
- a CDS encoding cysteine peptidase family C39 domain-containing protein, whose translation MRIGAIVLLCFLPSKGGYSTDATRPLVVDCGVEALYLAIASLGNNETLDGFASRLPSPGPNGHSLTDLARFAKDRGFHVRLVDTNCNNLTERSANESFACIAWIAPNHFVNIAECVEHQVTVVDFPNRRTMPISLFRKDWNGEALLISTDELASEASLSAKLCAKHCFKYLILLGLAGAVAWAGRVMHARFRKVI comes from the coding sequence ATGAGAATAGGTGCGATCGTATTACTGTGCTTCTTGCCTTCGAAAGGTGGGTATTCCACAGATGCGACGAGGCCCTTAGTTGTTGACTGCGGCGTCGAGGCATTATACCTCGCAATTGCTTCCTTAGGAAACAATGAAACTCTCGACGGTTTTGCCAGTCGCCTTCCTTCGCCGGGCCCCAATGGCCACTCCCTGACGGATCTCGCGAGATTTGCGAAGGACAGAGGGTTCCATGTCCGACTCGTCGACACCAACTGCAATAATCTAACGGAAAGGTCGGCGAATGAGTCATTCGCATGCATTGCCTGGATAGCCCCCAATCACTTTGTCAATATTGCAGAATGTGTCGAACATCAAGTTACAGTAGTCGACTTTCCCAACAGGAGAACCATGCCCATCTCCCTGTTTCGCAAAGACTGGAATGGTGAAGCCCTGCTTATATCTACGGATGAACTCGCGTCTGAGGCTTCTTTGTCCGCAAAGCTGTGTGCGAAGCATTGTTTTAAATACCTCATTCTCTTAGGACTAGCAGGTGCGGTCGCCTGGGCAGGAAGGGTGATGCACGCACGGTTCCGAAAGGTCATATGA